GTCGGCGTTGCTGAACAACGCGCCGGACGCACTGGAAGCGATCAATCCCATCCTTGCGGCGCTTGCCCAACTGTTGCGTGGTAAACAGCAGGCTAGTGCGTTGGCCGTGAAGCGCGTCAATGTCCCTATGCTGGAGAAGCAGATCACTGCGTCTTTAATGGCTCATCGGCAGCACGTTAAAATTGGGTGGCATACAGCCCGGCCGCATTCGGGAAGAGATCGCGGTATGCTGCCGCTCGTTCAGACGGCGGAGCAGGTGGCCTATCCGACCGGCAACGGAACGCAGCGTGGCACCTGCGCTAATTGTGTAGGGCGGGTAAACAAGCGGCAAGCTAACTCCCCACCAGACCACTGGACGGCAAACGTTTCGCTGATCTCTTTCCACGCCCCAGCGGGTTTGCCGCCGCCATGGTTGGTCCCAAAACATGAGCATTCGCAAATATCGTGCTTCGCGGTCCAGCAGGAGTTTGCGCAGATTTCGGCTCGGTTTAGTGGCTGAATGACATAGACTTGACCGTACCGTTCGACGCAACGGCGCAACAGTTTCCCGAACCATGCAGACGGGACCTCCCAGTGGGTTTTGCCCGTCTTCTCACTCGTCTCTTTCTTCGGATTAATTCGCCCGCACGCGTGCAACCATGCTCGATTATTCAATGCGTATGGGAGCCTGACGTACAGGGGCGGCTCAGGGTGCGGCCTGAGTATCACGGGTATACGTTCCTGGCGCCACACCGCCCCAAACCGACGAGGCGGCCCTTCAGGTATGCGCGGCGCCCGTGCCATCGCTATGCGGCCTTCACAACAGAAGGACCCTAAGCATTCCGAACAAGCCGAAGCTTCGGCCGCGCAGCTGGGACCGGATAGATCCCTGTCACGTCATCGTCCAGAAGGCCGAACATCTCGCCAAGATCGTCGATTGAGTAATCTAGATCCTCGATGTGAGCTCGGATGATCTGTTTTAGCGTTGACGGTGTTTCCTTGAGATGCGGCACATCGACAGGCTCACGTTTCCGAAATCCACGCTTCGACATCTCGATAACGTAATATTTGTACATCCGATCGGTGAGCTTACCAGTTTGCCAAGCCTTATACATGAGGGCCTGCATCGACACGCCCCAATAGACCTTCAAATCCATAAACCGCGTCAGTGAGTGTCCATCGAAATCAGGCTTAATCTCCCGACTGGGCATGAGGAACTCAGACGCAAACCGGTTTGCCTCAACCTCCTGTTGGGGGTGAGGAGTGTGATGCATGACGAGATGCCCCACTTCGTGAGCCAAGCTGAACCGAAGCCGGTCTTTCGGCTGGGCTGCGTTCAAGAATACGAGCGGCGGCACGCCGTCGGCTGCGTATTGGCAGAACCCATCGATCAGTTCACTCCCGAAATCGAGAGTAATCACGATAATCCCAGCGTCCTCGGCCAACTTTGTGACGTCATCAATCGGACCGCGGGGAACGC
This sequence is a window from Sphingomonas ginsenosidivorax. Protein-coding genes within it:
- a CDS encoding XRE family transcriptional regulator; translation: MAKPFNGRLLTLARQMRRMSQTELVNLLGGTVSQGTLSKVEHGRIQPGEELVELLAGALKVRSSFFYDSGFIRDPVVSYHRKRSKLGVRHLDSVHAQAEVIRLNLRKCLEALDLEARLPLPAIDPDEFGRDPDEIARAVRQRWGVPRGPIDDVTKLAEDAGIIVITLDFGSELIDGFCQYAADGVPPLVFLNAAQPKDRLRFSLAHEVGHLVMHHTPHPQQEVEANRFASEFLMPSREIKPDFDGHSLTRFMDLKVYWGVSMQALMYKAWQTGKLTDRMYKYYVIEMSKRGFRKREPVDVPHLKETPSTLKQIIRAHIEDLDYSIDDLGEMFGLLDDDVTGIYPVPAARPKLRLVRNA